GGCTTCGGGGTGCATGCTGGTGTCCGACTTCACCTGCACCACGTAAGGGATTCCGCGGTCGGTGAGCGCGGTGCGGAAGTAGCCGATCTCGCCGTATCCGGCGTCGGCGCAGATCAGCGGCGGCAGCAGCCCCCAGCTGCGAAGCTCGTCGATCATCTCCAGCGCGAGCTCCCACTTCGGTCGATGCCGCACCGCGTCGGGGATCTGCGCCTTCACCCGCCGCGCGACGACGAGGTCGGCGTGCTCGTTGGTGTCCGAGCAGGTGTCGTCCCACGATTCGGGAAGGAACAGCCGCCAGTCCAACGGGCAAGACGCCGCATCGGTGACCGCGTGCACGGTGACACCGATCTGCACGTTCCCGACCTTTCCGAGCGTGCCCGAGTACTGCCGCGCCACCCCAGGTGAGGCTGGGCCGTCCTTGACGAACCCGGTGTCATCGACAACCCACGCCTCCGGCGACAACAGCGACGCCGCCTTACGGGCGAGCCGACGACGCACCGGCTCGACAGGCCACGGCGAGGAGGACACGAACTGCTGCAGCTGCTGATAATCGATGCCGAGCCGGTCGCCCATCGGCTGCATCGACTTCCGCCTGCCCTCCAGCATCAGGCCCTGCAGATACAGGCCACCCTTGGACCGCTGATCCTTCCGAGCCAGCGACGCGAACACCTCACCGACGAACTCGTCCAACTCGACCCGCACCCGCTCGATCTCATCCACCCGCACGCCGCGAGGTTAACAGTCACCACGACCATTAACAAGGACCTAACCAAGTACTACTAGTTGCGGGAATCCGCCCGGGTTCGCGGCGCGGGCGCGGGCAACCCTGCGGCGCGGCGCGGGCAACCCTGCGGCGCGGCGCGGGCAACCCTGCGGCGGCTCAGTAGCGGGCCAGC
The sequence above is a segment of the Microcella alkaliphila genome. Coding sequences within it:
- a CDS encoding IS701 family transposase: MRVDEIERVRVELDEFVGEVFASLARKDQRSKGGLYLQGLMLEGRRKSMQPMGDRLGIDYQQLQQFVSSSPWPVEPVRRRLARKAASLLSPEAWVVDDTGFVKDGPASPGVARQYSGTLGKVGNVQIGVTVHAVTDAASCPLDWRLFLPESWDDTCSDTNEHADLVVARRVKAQIPDAVRHRPKWELALEMIDELRSWGLLPPLICADAGYGEIGYFRTALTDRGIPYVVQVKSDTSMHPEAAVFEMPPYRGRGRPPVQASYRSDPIRAKSLIAALGDDAFEQVSWRQGSRGMMTSRFTATRVRPANRNLPREPDGSLPECWLLAEWPDDADEPTDYWLSTLPAHTPIAELVRLGKIRWRIEHDYRELKHGLGLDHFEGRTWPGWHHHVTLVSAAHLFITIQRLSADPKARGAA